Proteins co-encoded in one Streptomyces sp. JH34 genomic window:
- a CDS encoding DUF3533 domain-containing protein, producing MTFADEVKNAVTVRAALLVVGVLALQLLFIASYVGALHRPDPTDVPFGVVAPQQVSGQLVTQLDGLPGDPLDPRAVSGEAEARRQIENRDIDGALIVSPSGSTDTVLVASGGGTVLATSLTKIIKEAEGPRQRTVRAVDVAPASPDDFDGLSSFYLVVGWCVGGYLCASILAISAGTKPADRQRAVIRTGVMALYSIAGGIGGAVIIGPILGALPGSVWALSGLGALVVFSVGMTTLALQALTGIVGIGLAVLIIVIAGNPSAGGAFPLPMLPDFWRAIGPALPPGAGTWTARSIAYFKGNAVTGPLLVLSAWAVAGTALTLLLSMRRRETGGTRQAAVPGGAPASPGNGSSPA from the coding sequence ATGACTTTCGCTGACGAGGTGAAGAACGCCGTCACCGTACGAGCCGCACTCCTGGTCGTCGGCGTACTGGCGCTGCAACTGCTGTTCATCGCCTCCTACGTCGGCGCGCTGCACAGGCCCGACCCGACGGACGTCCCCTTCGGGGTCGTCGCACCGCAGCAGGTGTCGGGGCAGCTCGTCACCCAGCTGGACGGCCTGCCGGGCGACCCGCTCGACCCTCGCGCGGTCTCCGGCGAGGCCGAGGCGCGCCGGCAGATCGAGAACCGCGACATCGACGGCGCCCTGATCGTCAGCCCCTCCGGGTCGACGGACACCGTGCTCGTCGCCTCCGGCGGCGGCACCGTGCTGGCCACCTCGCTGACAAAGATCATCAAGGAGGCGGAGGGGCCCCGGCAGCGCACGGTACGGGCCGTGGACGTGGCCCCTGCCTCCCCGGACGACTTCGACGGCCTCTCCTCCTTCTACCTGGTGGTGGGATGGTGCGTCGGCGGCTACCTCTGCGCCTCGATCCTGGCGATCAGCGCGGGCACGAAGCCCGCCGACCGGCAGCGCGCGGTGATCCGCACCGGTGTCATGGCGCTGTACTCGATCGCGGGCGGCATCGGCGGCGCGGTCATCATCGGCCCGATTCTCGGAGCGCTCCCTGGCAGCGTGTGGGCGCTATCCGGGCTGGGCGCCCTGGTCGTGTTCTCGGTCGGCATGACCACACTCGCCCTGCAGGCACTCACCGGCATCGTCGGCATCGGGCTGGCCGTCCTCATCATCGTGATCGCGGGCAACCCGAGCGCGGGCGGCGCCTTCCCGCTGCCGATGCTGCCGGACTTCTGGCGGGCCATCGGCCCCGCCCTGCCACCCGGCGCGGGCACCTGGACGGCCCGCTCGATCGCGTACTTCAAGGGCAACGCGGTCACCGGTCCGCTGCTGGTGCTCTCCGCCTGGGCGGTCGCCGGCACGGCACTCACCCTGCTGCTGTCGATGCGCCGCCGGGAGACGGGCGGGACACGGCAGGCGGCCGTTCCCGGAGGAGCGCCGGCTTCCCCCGGGAACGGCTCGAGCCCCGCCTGA
- the fxsT gene encoding FxSxx-COOH system tetratricopeptide repeat protein, with the protein MTAGRDGRIVTFYSYKGGTGRTMALANTAWILAANGKRVLAVDWDLEAPGLHRFFHPFLDPSTLGATTGVIDLITEYAWAATNPAQRADDWHRDYARIQPHAVSLTPEALGWEFPRGGTLDFVSAGRQNREYSATVSTFDWDNFYDRLGGGLFFDALRDDMKANYDYVLIDSRTGLSDIADICTVHLPDVLVDCFTLSDQSIDGAASVARQIAERYTGRPISIFPVPMRIDEGEKEKADAGRALARLKFDRLPRDLSGDELTAYWGAVEIPYRPYYAYEETLATFGDEAGLSNSLLSAFERLTAVVTQQEITSMPQVGEEVRLRIRDAFTRRRPALPADLFLSYVAENRMWADWIESVLTRAGFRVVPRDVSADTGPVDAAQAAESATRTVVLLSSAYLKSQRAVNLWERAVSEDPGGGRRQLLPLRVSDVRLSAPYIDRNPVDLFRLDEVHATTALMRALDRPVQLGDGMSPGPRFPGTVPRIWNAPPRNPGFTGRSLVLERMRDQLGGGMAVVLPQPQTLYGLGGVGKTQVALEYVHRFMADYDLVWWISSEQIDDVVASLAELAVRLGAQGGDDMAAASHEAVDLLRRGVPSERWLLVFDNADDPERLSRYFPQGGSGHILVTSRNQTWSQHGDALPVDVFLREESIEHLQRRAPGLSDEDAAQVATAVGDLPLAVEQAAAWIAETATPIDTYLEQLARQAPQVLALNQPAGYPQPVAATWNISIERLKERSPAAVRLLQLCAFFAPEPISANLLYSKEMIEALKPYDASLQEKLVLGRVIREIGRFALAKVDQVSNSIQVHRLVQAVIRAQLSEEEQREARHVVHRILAGARPDDDEPIDNPETWPRFATIWPHLGPSDARNCREPETRRLLIDRVRYLWKRGDVRTAGRLGDELRDTWRDMLGNEDLQYLYLCFHLSNILRTRGRFVEAKELDEVTLGRQRKVLGPEHPHTYMTTSSLAIDLGLLGDYTKAIELATAAHEGFSQIFHDRHPRTLAAANNLALNLRSVGQYARAREIDQDVYDLRSEVLGPEHPYSLSSAMSLARDLREVGRYEDSVGLLSRTYDSYKATLGRTYPTTLSAAKSLAVSLRRAGLLEDARRLTVATRARYRAKYTVANPDSLACDLNMAADLFAAGETTEARDAAQEVVDQYMKVPGEQHPYTLAAQNNLGVYLSGTGAPVEAERLLTRVVASMREVFGREHPNTLFSVMNLANATADRGELGIVLETERTVAGQLREVLGAHHPETLAMTSNLAVTLDAMGREDEALRLRAETGDELARQLGDDHPLTRIARDERRFRRELEPMSL; encoded by the coding sequence CGCCTGGGCCGCGACCAACCCGGCCCAGCGGGCCGACGACTGGCACCGCGACTACGCCCGCATCCAGCCGCACGCGGTCTCGCTCACCCCCGAGGCGCTCGGCTGGGAGTTCCCGCGGGGCGGAACCCTCGACTTCGTCTCCGCCGGACGACAGAACCGCGAGTACTCCGCCACCGTCTCCACCTTCGACTGGGACAACTTCTACGACCGGCTCGGCGGAGGGCTCTTCTTCGACGCCCTGCGGGACGACATGAAGGCCAACTACGACTACGTCCTCATCGACAGCCGTACGGGCCTCAGCGACATCGCCGACATCTGCACCGTCCACCTCCCTGACGTGCTCGTCGACTGCTTCACCCTCAGCGACCAGTCCATCGACGGTGCGGCCTCCGTCGCCCGTCAGATCGCCGAGCGCTACACCGGCAGGCCCATCTCCATCTTCCCCGTCCCGATGCGCATCGACGAGGGCGAGAAGGAGAAGGCCGACGCGGGCCGGGCCCTGGCCCGGCTGAAGTTCGACCGGCTGCCGCGTGACCTCTCGGGCGACGAACTCACCGCCTACTGGGGCGCGGTGGAGATCCCCTACCGCCCCTACTACGCGTACGAGGAGACCCTGGCCACCTTCGGCGACGAGGCAGGACTCAGCAACTCCCTCCTGTCCGCCTTCGAGCGCCTCACCGCGGTCGTCACCCAGCAGGAGATCACCTCGATGCCGCAGGTGGGCGAGGAGGTCAGGCTGCGCATCCGCGACGCCTTCACCAGGCGCAGGCCCGCGCTGCCCGCCGATCTCTTCCTCAGCTACGTGGCGGAGAACCGCATGTGGGCCGACTGGATCGAATCGGTCCTCACCCGGGCGGGGTTCCGGGTGGTGCCGCGCGACGTCTCCGCCGACACCGGCCCCGTGGACGCCGCGCAGGCGGCCGAGTCCGCGACCCGCACGGTCGTCCTGCTCTCCAGCGCCTATCTCAAGTCCCAGCGGGCCGTGAACCTGTGGGAGAGGGCGGTCTCCGAGGATCCCGGTGGCGGACGGCGCCAGCTGCTGCCGCTCAGGGTCAGCGACGTCCGGCTGTCCGCGCCGTACATCGACCGCAACCCGGTCGACCTGTTCCGGCTCGACGAGGTACACGCCACCACGGCCCTGATGCGCGCCCTGGACCGGCCGGTGCAGCTCGGCGACGGGATGTCACCGGGCCCCCGCTTCCCGGGCACAGTGCCCCGGATCTGGAACGCCCCGCCCCGCAACCCCGGCTTCACCGGCCGCTCCCTCGTCCTGGAGCGGATGCGGGACCAGCTCGGCGGGGGCATGGCCGTCGTGCTGCCGCAGCCGCAGACGCTGTACGGCCTGGGCGGCGTCGGCAAGACCCAGGTGGCCCTGGAGTACGTACACCGCTTCATGGCCGACTACGACCTGGTGTGGTGGATATCCTCCGAGCAGATCGACGACGTGGTGGCCAGCCTCGCGGAACTCGCCGTACGCCTCGGGGCACAGGGCGGCGACGACATGGCGGCCGCGTCCCACGAGGCCGTGGACCTGCTGCGGCGGGGTGTCCCCTCGGAACGCTGGCTGCTGGTGTTCGACAACGCCGACGACCCCGAGCGCCTCAGCCGCTACTTCCCGCAGGGCGGCTCGGGCCACATCCTGGTCACGTCCAGGAACCAGACCTGGTCCCAGCACGGTGACGCCCTGCCCGTCGACGTGTTCCTCCGGGAGGAGTCGATCGAGCACCTCCAGCGCCGTGCGCCGGGACTGAGCGACGAGGACGCGGCCCAGGTGGCCACCGCTGTCGGTGACCTGCCGCTCGCGGTCGAACAGGCGGCGGCCTGGATCGCGGAGACCGCCACCCCCATCGACACCTACCTGGAGCAACTGGCCCGCCAGGCACCCCAGGTCCTCGCGCTGAACCAGCCGGCCGGATATCCGCAGCCCGTCGCGGCCACCTGGAACATCTCCATCGAACGCCTCAAGGAGCGGTCACCTGCCGCGGTGCGGCTGCTCCAGCTCTGCGCGTTCTTCGCTCCAGAGCCGATCTCCGCCAATCTCCTCTACAGCAAGGAGATGATCGAGGCGCTGAAGCCGTACGACGCCTCGCTCCAGGAGAAGCTGGTGCTGGGCCGGGTCATCAGGGAGATCGGCCGCTTCGCCCTCGCCAAGGTCGACCAGGTCTCGAACTCCATCCAGGTGCACCGCCTGGTGCAGGCGGTGATCAGGGCCCAGCTCAGCGAGGAGGAGCAGCGCGAGGCCAGGCACGTCGTCCACCGCATCCTGGCGGGTGCACGGCCCGACGACGACGAGCCGATCGACAATCCGGAGACCTGGCCGCGTTTCGCCACGATCTGGCCGCATCTCGGCCCGTCGGACGCTCGCAACTGCAGGGAACCGGAGACCCGCCGGCTGCTGATCGACCGGGTGCGCTACCTGTGGAAGCGCGGGGACGTCAGGACCGCGGGCCGGCTCGGGGACGAGCTCCGCGACACCTGGCGGGACATGCTGGGCAACGAGGACCTGCAGTACCTCTACCTCTGCTTCCACCTCTCCAACATCCTGCGGACCCGGGGCCGGTTCGTCGAGGCCAAGGAGCTCGACGAGGTGACCCTCGGGCGGCAGCGAAAGGTGCTGGGGCCGGAGCATCCGCACACGTACATGACCACCAGCAGCCTGGCCATCGACCTGGGGCTGCTCGGCGACTACACCAAGGCGATCGAGCTGGCGACCGCGGCACACGAGGGGTTCAGCCAGATCTTCCACGACCGGCATCCCCGTACGCTGGCCGCGGCCAACAACCTGGCGCTGAACCTGCGGAGTGTCGGGCAGTACGCACGCGCCAGGGAGATCGACCAGGACGTCTACGACCTGCGGTCCGAGGTCCTGGGTCCCGAGCATCCGTACAGCCTTTCCTCCGCGATGTCGCTTGCCCGTGACCTGCGTGAGGTGGGGCGGTACGAGGACTCGGTGGGTCTGCTCAGCCGGACGTACGACTCCTACAAGGCCACGCTCGGGCGGACCTACCCCACCACGCTCAGCGCCGCCAAGAGCCTGGCGGTCTCCCTGCGCAGGGCGGGGCTGCTGGAGGACGCCCGCAGGCTCACGGTGGCCACCCGGGCCAGGTACCGGGCCAAGTACACCGTCGCCAACCCCGACTCGCTCGCGTGCGACCTCAACATGGCGGCCGACCTGTTCGCCGCGGGGGAGACCACCGAGGCCAGGGATGCCGCGCAGGAGGTGGTGGACCAGTACATGAAGGTGCCGGGGGAGCAGCATCCCTACACCCTCGCCGCGCAGAACAACCTCGGCGTCTACCTCTCGGGGACCGGGGCGCCTGTGGAGGCCGAGAGGCTGCTGACGCGGGTGGTCGCCTCCATGCGCGAGGTGTTCGGACGGGAGCACCCGAACACGCTGTTCTCGGTGATGAACCTCGCCAACGCCACAGCCGACCGGGGCGAGCTCGGGATCGTGCTGGAGACGGAGCGCACCGTGGCGGGTCAGCTGCGGGAGGTGCTCGGGGCGCACCATCCGGAGACCCTCGCCATGACCTCGAACCTCGCGGTCACGCTCGACGCGATGGGACGCGAGGACGAGGCGCTGAGGCTGCGGGCGGAGACCGGTGACGAACTGGCACGACAGCTCGGCGACGACCACCCGCTGACCCGGATAGCGCGGGACGAGCGGAGGTTCCGGCGGGAACTGGAGCCGATGTCGCTGTGA
- a CDS encoding alpha/beta fold hydrolase, with the protein MRSRVRVADGRHLLVERQGDPRGRPVFLLHGMPGSRLGPAPRGMVLYQRRMQLISYDRPGYGGSDRLPGRRVRDVIEDVRAIADSLGLERFAVVGRSGGAPHALACAALMPDRVTRSAALVSLAPRDAEGLDWFDGMAASNVLAYSRAVADPDGLAESFISRSAEIRQNPVRLLDDLRRELTDSDRTVVNDAGIRTMLLANFREGLRTSAYGWIDDALAFCRPWGFDPADIRCPVMLWHGVKDVFSPVGHSRWLAEQIPGATAVLEPAAAHFDALSVLPSILNWLLDEGEAGDAAAC; encoded by the coding sequence GTGCGAAGTCGGGTGCGCGTGGCGGACGGACGGCATCTGCTGGTCGAGCGTCAGGGGGACCCCCGAGGCAGACCGGTGTTCCTCCTGCACGGCATGCCCGGCAGCCGGCTGGGTCCCGCTCCGCGCGGGATGGTCCTCTACCAGCGGAGGATGCAGCTGATCAGCTACGACCGGCCGGGATACGGCGGATCCGACCGGCTGCCGGGGCGCAGGGTGAGGGACGTCATCGAGGACGTACGGGCGATCGCCGACTCGCTCGGCCTGGAGCGGTTCGCGGTGGTCGGGCGCTCCGGCGGCGCCCCGCACGCACTGGCCTGCGCGGCGCTGATGCCGGACCGCGTCACCAGGAGCGCGGCTCTGGTCAGTCTGGCCCCGAGGGACGCCGAAGGACTCGACTGGTTCGACGGGATGGCCGCGTCGAACGTGCTCGCCTACTCCCGGGCCGTGGCGGATCCGGACGGGCTGGCGGAGTCCTTCATCAGCCGCTCGGCGGAGATCCGGCAGAACCCGGTCCGGCTCCTGGACGACCTCCGGCGGGAACTGACCGACTCCGACCGGACCGTGGTCAACGACGCCGGTATCCGCACCATGCTCCTCGCCAACTTCCGCGAGGGGCTGCGCACGTCGGCGTACGGCTGGATCGACGACGCGCTCGCGTTCTGCAGGCCGTGGGGGTTCGACCCCGCGGACATCAGGTGCCCGGTGATGCTGTGGCACGGCGTCAAGGACGTGTTCTCCCCCGTGGGCCACTCCCGCTGGCTGGCCGAACAGATCCCGGGCGCCACCGCCGTACTGGAACCGGCGGCGGCGCACTTCGACGCGCTGTCCGTGCTGCCGTCCATTCTCAACTGGTTGCTGGACGAGGGGGAAGCAGGGGACGCCGCCGCCTGCTGA
- a CDS encoding macrolide family glycosyltransferase: protein MSRRRAHIAMIGIPIVSHVLPSLEILRELVARGHRVTYANDPAVADRITATGAEFVPYASGLPFVDNDWPADPIAAMDLFLDEAVQALPHLRAAYDHDRADLYLYDIGAYAARALAESQGRPVLQLSPTFVAWDGYAEEMAAALWELPGAEAYRAKFARWLALSGAVTTDVDAFSGRPARALATIPRAMQPHADRVDADAVSFVGPCFGSRTDRDTWTRPAGAENVLLVSLGSAYTKQPDFYRRCLEAYGDLAGWHVVLQIGKYVDPDELGDIPGNVEVHSWVPQLAILEQADAFVTHAGMGGSGEGLYTGVPMIAVPQGAEQFMNADRLVELGVARRIDTADATAVALRTALTELVADPEVARRSARLRADVRAEGGTARAVGLVEEMLG, encoded by the coding sequence ATGTCCCGTCGCCGTGCCCACATCGCGATGATCGGCATCCCGATCGTCAGCCATGTCCTGCCGAGCCTCGAGATCCTGCGTGAGCTGGTGGCCCGCGGCCACCGGGTGACGTATGCCAACGACCCCGCCGTGGCGGACCGGATCACGGCCACCGGTGCCGAGTTCGTCCCGTACGCATCCGGCCTGCCGTTCGTCGACAACGACTGGCCGGCCGACCCGATCGCCGCGATGGACCTCTTCCTCGACGAGGCAGTCCAGGCCCTTCCGCACCTGCGTGCCGCCTACGACCACGACAGGGCGGACCTCTACCTGTACGACATCGGTGCCTACGCCGCCCGCGCCCTCGCGGAGTCGCAGGGCAGGCCCGTCCTTCAGCTCTCCCCGACCTTCGTGGCCTGGGACGGCTACGCCGAGGAGATGGCGGCGGCCCTGTGGGAGCTGCCCGGCGCCGAGGCGTACCGGGCGAAGTTCGCGCGGTGGCTCGCCTTGTCCGGGGCGGTCACCACGGACGTCGACGCGTTCTCCGGTCGGCCCGCGAGGGCCCTGGCGACGATCCCGAGGGCCATGCAGCCGCACGCGGACCGGGTCGACGCCGACGCGGTGTCGTTCGTCGGCCCCTGCTTCGGCTCGCGTACGGACCGGGACACCTGGACCCGGCCGGCCGGGGCGGAGAACGTGCTGCTGGTCTCCCTGGGCTCGGCGTACACGAAGCAGCCGGACTTCTACCGCCGGTGCCTGGAGGCGTACGGCGACCTGGCGGGATGGCACGTCGTGCTCCAGATCGGGAAGTACGTCGATCCCGACGAGCTGGGCGACATCCCGGGCAATGTCGAGGTGCACTCCTGGGTGCCCCAGTTGGCGATCCTGGAGCAGGCCGACGCGTTCGTCACGCACGCGGGGATGGGCGGCAGCGGTGAGGGGCTGTACACCGGTGTTCCCATGATCGCCGTCCCGCAGGGCGCCGAGCAGTTCATGAACGCGGACCGGCTGGTGGAGCTGGGCGTGGCCCGCCGCATCGACACGGCGGACGCCACCGCCGTGGCGCTGCGCACTGCGCTCACGGAACTCGTCGCCGACCCCGAGGTCGCCCGGCGCTCGGCACGGCTCCGTGCCGATGTCCGGGCGGAGGGCGGCACCGCCCGGGCCGTTGGTCTGGTCGAGGAGATGCTGGGCTGA
- a CDS encoding S1 family peptidase, translated as MKHRRISRKRTAMAGSAVLAVVAAGVTFQTANASDDVPQFTAKTLDAESAGSLAATLGKSLSGDTAGSYYDAEAKNLVVNVVDQAAAEQVRQAGGKARLVENTLAELTTARQTLTDKATIPGTSWAVDPVSNKVIVTADRTVDGADWDKLSKVVEGLGSKAELNKSAGEFKPLIAGGDAIWGNGGRCSLGFNVVKGGEPYFLTAGHCTESITSWSDSQGGSEIGANEGSSFPDNDYGLVKYTSDVEHPSEVDLYDGSTQAITKAGDATVGMSVTRSGSTTQVHDGEVTALDATVNYGNGDIVNGLIQTTVCAEPGDSGGSLFSGDTAIGLTSGGSGDCSAGGETFFQPVPEALAAYGAEIG; from the coding sequence TTGAAGCACCGACGCATATCCAGGAAGCGCACGGCGATGGCCGGATCGGCCGTACTCGCCGTGGTCGCGGCAGGGGTGACGTTCCAGACTGCGAACGCCAGTGACGACGTTCCCCAGTTCACCGCCAAGACCCTCGACGCGGAGTCGGCCGGAAGTCTCGCCGCCACCCTGGGCAAGTCCCTGAGTGGTGACACCGCGGGCTCGTACTACGACGCCGAGGCCAAGAACCTCGTCGTGAACGTCGTCGACCAGGCGGCGGCCGAGCAGGTCCGTCAGGCGGGCGGCAAGGCCAGACTGGTCGAGAACACGCTCGCCGAGCTGACGACCGCCCGGCAGACCCTCACCGACAAGGCGACCATCCCCGGCACCTCCTGGGCCGTCGACCCGGTCAGCAACAAGGTGATCGTCACCGCCGACCGCACGGTCGACGGAGCGGACTGGGACAAGCTCAGCAAGGTGGTCGAGGGGCTCGGCTCCAAGGCCGAGCTCAACAAGTCCGCAGGGGAGTTCAAGCCGCTGATCGCGGGCGGCGACGCGATCTGGGGCAACGGCGGCCGCTGCTCGCTGGGCTTCAACGTGGTCAAGGGCGGCGAGCCGTACTTCCTCACCGCCGGCCACTGCACCGAGTCGATCACCAGCTGGTCCGACTCGCAGGGCGGCTCGGAGATCGGTGCCAACGAGGGATCCAGCTTCCCGGACAACGACTACGGCTTGGTCAAGTACACCTCGGACGTGGAGCACCCCAGCGAGGTCGACCTCTACGACGGCTCCACCCAGGCGATCACCAAGGCGGGCGACGCGACCGTCGGCATGTCGGTGACCCGCAGCGGCTCCACCACCCAGGTCCACGACGGTGAGGTCACCGCCCTGGACGCCACGGTCAACTACGGCAACGGCGACATCGTCAACGGCCTCATCCAGACCACGGTCTGCGCCGAACCGGGCGACAGCGGTGGCTCGCTGTTCTCGGGCGACACCGCGATCGGGCTGACCTCGGGCGGCAGCGGCGACTGCTCCGCCGGCGGCGAGACGTTCTTCCAGCCTGTGCCCGAGGCGCTGGCGGCGTACGGCGCCGAGATCGGCTGA